ttttttttttttgctgccatCACTGTATTTATATATCTTTCACAGGGATCAGAAGACCACAGAGCACTTGACTAGGACCCTTCGTGGTGTGATGCGTGTTGGCCTTGTAGCAAAAGGCTTGCTGCTGAAGGGAGACTTGGATCTTGAGCTGGTTCTCCTGTGCAAAGAGAAACCCACAACTGGTCTCTTGGACAAAGTAGCTGAGAATCTTGGAGTACAGCTTGCTGTGAGTGTATAATCCTTTGTTGATTGTGCATGCTTGCCGCAGTGAACACACAGACACAAGCGTATGAATTAAAGGGACTAAAACATGACTGAGATATTTATCATGCTTCTTACTAAGAGCAAATGGGAAAATGTTGTTAATATCCTTGCACAGTCTTTACAGAACCCACTTGTAAAGTAGCTGCATGTCATGTACTACAAACAATTCTATAATTTCACTTTATAAACTGATTATACTGAAAGGTAagttattgcctctgtataaagcTTGTTGATACCTTTTaagggaaagggcagggctgtgcagttGGAAGAATTGTATAAATTTAAGAGGAAATGTCTAAATGGTAAAAACATTATATTGTAGGCTATCACTGAAGATAAATATGAAATAATCCAGTCTGTTGGCGATGCTGCAATTATCATTAAGAACACACAGGAACCTCCATTGACGCTGACCATTCACTTGACATCCCCTGTTGTGAGAGAAGAAATGGAAAAACTGTTAGCTGGAGGTATGGAAGACTGAAAACGGCTAACAGTCAGTCTGGAAACTTACACTGTCGCTAATCACTGTTAAATGTGCTATTCAATTTCAGATTAGGTCGTTGGTGGTGTTTGAGACAAAGGTCTTTTTATGTAGACAAATTCAATTTCCAGATTGTAATACTACAAGAGACCATGGATGTGAATAATTAGAAGCAGGCTCCTAAAATTGAGTAGCACCTTTCAAATCGTATTTCACTTTACTTACTTGGACCTTTAGTTCACTAATATGTAATGTTGTTTAAATCTTTTTTTATATCTAGCCATGTTAGCGGCCCACACAAATGACATCAAATGTAAGCTTgtactttaaaaaatattgaagGCTTCTTGTAAATTACTTTTGCATGTACATGAAATTGGATGTGTTATATAAAATGGTTTGAGTTGCAGCAAAAATGATAGGTGCATTGTTGGATCTCTTTGGCTGTTTTATCAGCTAAAGCTCAGAATTCCAGGATGTGATGCAGAGTTTTGGATAAAGTTAGACACCGTCCATGATCTTCCTCCAATTTACTCTTTGGAATAAAACTTCAAAAAATGTCTTCCATTGAAAAATCTCTTATCTGTATCACAAGCATCACACTGTTTGACTCGTGAACTTGTATGCATAGCAAGTGTTCGAACTAGCCTTATCTAAAACCCTGGTCCTCAGACACCTCAAAATTTTATTGACACATATCTTCAGTTTTGCTGCAGCACAGACTGGAGAATATTCTTGTGCTCTATTGATTTGTCTATGGTTCTGATATCTGACTTCTTCGTCTACCAAGCCTTCTAGTTTGTCAATTTTAGGGACGCTGGACCTTTGACCAACAGGACGCACTCTGTCAcgggccggggccagggcagtCAAGCCTTGTGGGCGGAGGGGATTCCCTTGGCTTTAGAAAAGCCTTTACCTCTGCTGTGCCTTTACCTCTGCTCTGGATGTAGAGAGTGAGGGTTGACATCAAACTTCTCTTCTGTTAGATACTATAGGGTTCTACTTCCTGTAGCTTTGTTAAAGCAGTATAGACTTTCTGTCCTCTCCTATATAGAATTTCTCTTTCCCCTCATAGTATGGGATTTAGCTTAATCCCTGTTATTATGTTAattcttctccttctccctccaccccttcctgccccgAGTTAAGTTCCAGTTGAGGGCAATAAAGTACAGCGGTACTGTAGGCCATCCTTTCAGGTAAAGGGTGTAGCTCAAGATCTTTTGGGAGCCTCCGCTGCCCTTTAGGAAGCTGCCTCATCCCCTCTCCACCTGACAGAACCCCCTTGGTCAAACTGTGCCTTGTCTTCTTATTCCATCCACGAATAGAAACGCTATCAGTCAACGACACCCCGGACGTTCTGGACAGGCAGAAATGCCTTGCTGCCTTGGCGTCACTCCGACACGCCAAGTGGTTCCAGGTTTGCATTTTGTTCTTATATTTGTCTTTAAGTAGCCAGTTAAAGTTTTACAGATTACCTAACTTTATATTAAAGTACTTTAACATTGGATGATAGTTGTGCTGAATTTAGCGTCTGTCAACCATACAGTTGCTAAAGAAGCACTTAAGCGGAATTAATGTTCAAAGAGGAAACGTTTTAAATGACTAGATGCATAGTGGCTGCTTTGTGTTAAGAGTAATGTCACTTCTTGTGTACACTAATGCAATTGAGTTATAAAAttgtaatgttttaaaaatatattgtttaCCCTTGACAAAGTAGCACTGCAAAAGTTAATATTTGTCTGTAAGTGAATtggttttgatatttttattgaATATGCCTTTGCTTGATTACTTATTCTAGGCCAGGGCTAATGGTCTGAAATCGTGCGTCATAGTCATCAGGGTGCTGAGAGATCTGTGTACTCGGGTTCCTACTTGGGGACCACTAAGAGGATGGGTAATGCTCACTTTTTCTAAATTGTTTGGTTTTAATCTCTAAGTCATTGGAGAGAACTGTTATTCTTCAGTctgaaatttaatttttacaaATGGCAACTTTTTCATTTAAAGAAGTTATTGaattattctgtttttttaaatatatacttGACTTTCTGTATGTTATAATCACATACTTTAGGTCTGTGGAGAGAGTTTAAAGTAACTTCTAAATTTGGCTAGTTACAGTCCTCTTCATTTTATATCTAACTTGAAGATTCTTTTGCTGTTGCTAGGCATCTTTTGTAATCTTTCCCTAAAATAGTCATGTACCTGCAtctctcactttttaaaaatctcaaataTCTTACAGCCTCTGGAGTTGTTATGTGAAAAATCAATTGGAACAGCTAATAGACCAATGGGAGCTGGTGAGGCCCTGAGAAGAGTACTTGAATGTCTTGCATCAGGAATTGTTATGCCAGGTTAGATGGTTCTCTGCATATACATTTCAAAGCAAGAGATCACCTGGGGTGTGATTTTTAACTTTGGTGCATTGTAGGATTATGTGGTACTTCAAAGGCTTTCCGTCAGGGttgcttgatcctgctgtagcTCAGTGAGAAGGACAAGATGACctctgtcccttccagccccacatttctatgattctgtgttctcACAGTTTAGATTTAAAAGTTAATAAAAATGTATAGTGTATATGGCTTTTATCATGGTTTTATCTAGGGCACATGGAACCATCATGATAAGCCCTGCAGTGTGGTGTACCAAATTCTACAAGTATTGATTGTCTTACGTTCTGAGTGTTTGACCAACGTCACTTATAACTGTACTTGTATAATAATCCAAATAAATTTCACAATGTTGAACATTATGATCAGTTTTACACAGATGAGTGTTGAATGATGCCAAGGGAATACTTAGTTTAGTCTTTTTAGGAACACTAGGATAATTCTCTGCATATCTTCCTTGTTTCCTGCCTTCAGATGGTTCTGGTATTTATGATCCTTGTGAAAAAGAAGCCACTGATGCTATTGGGCATCTAGACAGACAACAAAGGGAAGATATCACACAGAGTGCTCAGGTATAGTTTTGACTACAGATGTTGCAAAAACTGAATGAGTTCAATTTTATGTTGAACTTCCATATTGGTTAATGGTAGTGTAGTAATCTCACTGAGGttggtttttaatatttttaatacctAGTCATGTAAAAAAGTGGGTCTCACACTAATAAAAGGAATTTATAGTTTCATCTACCAGAAGCAAAGTATCAGGTTTTAAGTAGCGATTTACCACTGTGGCCCAGGTTTTGGATTGAACTTAGAAGTCTAAGAAGCATTCTGTTAAAACTGCAGTGTCTTTtcgtggtttttttttgttcctctgtgtgtgtgtgtgtgtgtgtgtgtgtgtgtgtgtgtgcacgtgcgtgtgCGCACGGGCGCAGGGGTGGGTAGAAGATTCCTCTTTGAACCTCTTCAGTGATCAGATGTTGCTTTAGCAACCTGTGCATCCCATTAACATGTGTTTCATCTTTCTAGCATGCCCTGAGACTTGCTGCTTTTGGCCAGCTTCACAAAGTCTTGGGGATGGATCCCCTGCCTTCTAAGATGCCCAAGAAACCAAAGAATGAAAATCCAGTTGATTACACTGGTAGGTATTGAACctaaatcatagaacactagaactcgagggacctcaagatgttatcgagtccagttcccactcctcttggcaggaccaaacaccatcttgaTCATCCCCAAttggtgtctgtctaacctgctcttaaatatctccagtgatgggagattccacaacctccctaggtaacttatttcagtgtttaaccacgctgacagttaggaagtttttcctaatgtttaatctaaatcccccttgctgcagtttaagcccattgctttttgtcctacctcagggccaaggagaacaatttttctctctcctctttgtaaccttctttgaggttcttgaaaactgctgtcatgtcctctctaaatcttctcttttctaaactaaacaagcccagttctttcagtgttcCCTCATAACTCGTGTTCcatagacctttaatcattcttgttgctcttctctggaccttttccaattttgccacatctttcttgaaatgcggtgcccagaactgaacacaatactccagttgaggcctaatgagtgctgactagagtagaagaatgacttttcatgtcttgcacacaacagtcctgttaatacatcccagaatcacatttgcttttctggcaacagcatcgcactgttgactcatatttaggttgctgtccactatgacccctaagtccctttccacaatactccttcctagacagttgcttcccattctatatgtatgaagctgactgtttcttcctaagtggagtattttgcatttgtccttattaaacttcatcctgtttacctcagaccgtttctccagtttgtccagatcattctgaattatgagcctatccttcaaagcagttgcaacccctcccagcttggtatcatctgtgaacttaataagcgtactctctatgccaatgtctaaattgttgaagatattgaatagaactggtcacAAAAACAGATCCCTTGTTAGGCCCTTCCGGTGtaactgcgaaccattaataactactctatgagaacggttatccagccactgatgcacccaccttatagtggccacatctaagttgtgtttgcttagtttattgataagatcatgcgagaccctgtcaaatgccttactaatgcTTGTGTTCTCAGTGCCCACTGCTTTTGCTGCTCTGTCACTGAGTAACTTATATAACTGGCTGCCTCTTATGATTTTTACAGTCCAGATTCCCCCCAGTACCACCTATGCCATCACCCCAATGAAGCGCCCTATGGAGGAGGATGGAGAGGAGAAGTCTCCCagcaaaaagaagaagaagattcAGAAAAAAGGTATTGTGTTAATTAGAAATAGGTTAGAAGTTGTTGTCTAAAGCTGTTTTCAGACTCAGTGAGGTCCAAACTGCAGGAGGTTTTCATGTGGAATGGTTTGTTACAAATCTGAATGGCTGAATTTTCCTCCTGCTTTTTAAGAGTTTATCTAGTGTAAATGATATAGATTCAAATCCATGCTCACAAACAAGAAGTCCACAGTGCAGATTGTCGCCTCTTGTCTGAACACAGGTATCAAGTTTGTCGTAAAATAAGCATGTATGTCTGACAAAGAACAAACTGTGTTTCTGTTTAGAGGAAAAAACCGAACCGCCCCAGACTATGAATGCACTGATGAAATTAAACCAACTAAAACCTGGTCTCCAGTACAAACTTGTGTCTCAGACTGGTCCAGTTCATGCTCCTATCTTTACCATGTCTGTGGAAGTTGATGGCAGCACATTTGAGGCATCAGGGCCTTCCAAAAAGACAGCCAAATTGCATGTGGCAGTAAAGGTAAGAGTTTGTATGCATGTTACAGTTCCCCGAATTCCTTTTCATAAAAACACATTAGTATCCAAACAGTTATTCCCTTAAAGTTGATTTTCTTGAAGATCATGTTAAAATCATATATAAAGTGTGTAGGCCCTTCTACACTGGATACAGTTATGCATTGAGGGTAAAACACTGAAAGAGTAGCAACCCAGGACAGATTAAGTCACCAGCCAGAAGagtttttgcttttcttattgtcAGAGTTCAAATGGCCTGCAGGGCTTTGGGAAATGGTTGTGGGCTGGGGTTCCAGCACCATCAGTGAAGGTGTTTGAAACCTAGGCTCCTATTCCATTGGGAATGCATggcagtagttgtaatttctgaGGTAGGGGGTCCGCTTTTGTACAGCCTTCTGAAGGATGTATTTCGTAATATGAGTATAAACTCTCAGTGGCCTTTCTTCCTTCCTGCATCCCCAGGTGTTGCAGGATATGGGTTTACCAACAGGAGTGGAAGGCAAAGAATCTGGAAAAGGAGATGAATCAGCAGAGGAAACAGAACAAAAGCCTGTAGTTGTTGCCCCTCCTCCTGTAGTGGAAACAATCTCTACACCCAGTGCTGCTTCTCCTCCCTCAGAACAAACTTCAGAGGTGAGCACACACTTTTTACATCTCTCTTCTGACCTTGGGGAGCGGGCAGTTGTGACAAGCTTCTCCAATGATTGCTCTCGTTTGCAAGTCTGGAACTCACAAGTGCTTTTGAGAAGGAGATGCATGCTGCCATTTGAGTTGGTGTCGTGTGGTAGAGCGTCTGTTGATTAGTGTGTCCTGAAGTGCCTTACAATCCTGTAAAGTATATGAGGACTGTTTTTCCTCACATGTTGAAAGGGATGTTTTAAGCAAGGGCACATACTGCtgacaaatgcaaaatgaaacTGATTTAAATGGTTAATCATTTCTCATTAAGGCTAGGATTTTCCCTGATGATAAATGCCAAAAATGTTagggcagcaacgaagggtcctgtggcaccttatagactaacagaaaagttttgagcttgagctttcgtgagcacagactcacttcatcagatgctgggctATGTTAGGTTAGGTTACTCTAAGTCCAAAAGCTTTTTGGAACTTCAGCTGCACTTGTAATTTATTTTAGAATGTAAAACAACAGGGACCAATTCTGACGAAGCATGGCAAGAATCCAGTGATGGAGCTCAATGAGAAGAGGCGTGGTCTGAAGTACGAACTGATTTCAGAGACTGGTGGCAGCCATGACAAGCGCTTTGTGATGGAGGTGAGCTGACTTTGCAGTCCTCTGCACACAAGATTTGCATTTATAGGCACTCTGTGCCACTGTAATTTCCAGTCCTAATGCAATTTCACTGGTTCATATTTATTTCTGTCTGACACTGTGTATGGAAGTAGTAAATTATGGCATAGCTCTCTAACATGGCAATGATAAAAGTGACTCCTCTTGTGCCAATACGAGTTAGTCATAGCACGAGTATTTAATCTGTTTCCAAGGTTGAGGTCGACGGGCAGAAATTTCAAGGAGCTGGCTCAAACAAAAAAGTGGCAAAAGCCTACGCTGCTTTGGCTGCCCTGGAGAAGCTGTTCCCTGATGCCCCCATTGCTATTGAGCCCAATAAGAAGAAAAGACCCCCTGTACCTGCAAGAGGAGGGCCCAAGTTTGCAGTAAAGGTAGGTGGACTTGCTGGTGACTTTTGTGTTTCTGTTCTGTGTGAGTCAGAGAAGTAATAGTTGTGGAGCACTTTTACCTTTTGTGGTACAAACTACTCAGCCCCCAGAGAGGCCGGGGAAAGGGATGGTGGTCATCCCAGTGTACTTCTGGAGAAATGAGGAAATTTGATTTACCACTAGGTGTGCAAGTAGGATCAGCCTTCAGATTTGTGGGTCAGTTCTTCTTGAATTGAACTCTAGAAACACCATTTAGTTTAATCATGGACATTTTaaatagtgatttttaaaaatagggttAAGTGATAAGTTGTCTCTCCCACAGCAACACAATCCAGGTTTTGGAATGGGAGGTCCAATGCACAATGAAGTTCCACCTCCCCCAAATATGCGTGGGCGTGGTCGAGGCGGAAACATCAGAGGCCGTGGTAGAGGCAGAGGTGGATTTGGTGGTGGCAATCATGGTGGCTATATGAATGCTGGTGAGTTACCATAAATGTTTCACTCCCATAACTTGGTCTGCTGTCTCATGTAAAGTGAAATAGCCACATACAAACTAGTAACTCTGTTGGGCTGATTGGCTTTTGTGGTTTAAGCATATAGCT
This sequence is a window from Carettochelys insculpta isolate YL-2023 chromosome 29, ASM3395843v1, whole genome shotgun sequence. Protein-coding genes within it:
- the ILF3 gene encoding interleukin enhancer-binding factor 3 isoform X1, with product MRPMRIFVNDDRHVMAKHSAVYPTQEELEAVQNMVSHTERALKAVSDWIDEQEKVGGEQPEPETMDTAAEEENKEGGDQKTTEHLTRTLRGVMRVGLVAKGLLLKGDLDLELVLLCKEKPTTGLLDKVAENLGVQLAAITEDKYEIIQSVGDAAIIIKNTQEPPLTLTIHLTSPVVREEMEKLLAGETLSVNDTPDVLDRQKCLAALASLRHAKWFQARANGLKSCVIVIRVLRDLCTRVPTWGPLRGWPLELLCEKSIGTANRPMGAGEALRRVLECLASGIVMPDGSGIYDPCEKEATDAIGHLDRQQREDITQSAQHALRLAAFGQLHKVLGMDPLPSKMPKKPKNENPVDYTVQIPPSTTYAITPMKRPMEEDGEEKSPSKKKKKIQKKEEKTEPPQTMNALMKLNQLKPGLQYKLVSQTGPVHAPIFTMSVEVDGSTFEASGPSKKTAKLHVAVKVLQDMGLPTGVEGKESGKGDESAEETEQKPVVVAPPPVVETISTPSAASPPSEQTSENVKQQGPILTKHGKNPVMELNEKRRGLKYELISETGGSHDKRFVMEVEVDGQKFQGAGSNKKVAKAYAALAALEKLFPDAPIAIEPNKKKRPPVPARGGPKFAVKQHNPGFGMGGPMHNEVPPPPNMRGRGRGGNIRGRGRGRGGFGGGNHGGYMNAGAGYGSYGYGGNSATAGYSQFYSNGGHSGNTGSGGGGGGGGGSSGYGSYYQGGDNYNSPVPPKHAGKKQQHGGQQKPSYGSGYQSHQGQQQQSYNQNQYSNYGPPQGKQKGYNHGQGSYSYSNSYNSSGGSDYNYDSKFSYGGGSGRGGGSNYGSGGSSYNTGSHSSYGGGSGGGGSSYQGKQGGYSSQSNYSSPGSGQNYSGPPSSYQASQGGYGRNDHSMNYQYR
- the ILF3 gene encoding interleukin enhancer-binding factor 3 isoform X2; its protein translation is MRPMRIFVNDDRHVMAKHSAVYPTQEELEAVQNMVSHTERALKAVSDWIDEQEKVGGEQPEPETMDTAAEEENKEGGDQKTTEHLTRTLRGVMRVGLVAKGLLLKGDLDLELVLLCKEKPTTGLLDKVAENLGVQLAAITEDKYEIIQSVGDAAIIIKNTQEPPLTLTIHLTSPVVREEMEKLLAGETLSVNDTPDVLDRQKCLAALASLRHAKWFQARANGLKSCVIVIRVLRDLCTRVPTWGPLRGWPLELLCEKSIGTANRPMGAGEALRRVLECLASGIVMPDGSGIYDPCEKEATDAIGHLDRQQREDITQSAQHALRLAAFGQLHKVLGMDPLPSKMPKKPKNENPVDYTVQIPPSTTYAITPMKRPMEEDGEEKSPSKKKKKIQKKEEKTEPPQTMNALMKLNQLKPGLQYKLVSQTGPVHAPIFTMSVEVDGSTFEASGPSKKTAKLHVAVKVLQDMGLPTGVEGKESGKGDESAEETEQKPVVVAPPPVVETISTPSAASPPSEQTSEGPILTKHGKNPVMELNEKRRGLKYELISETGGSHDKRFVMEVEVDGQKFQGAGSNKKVAKAYAALAALEKLFPDAPIAIEPNKKKRPPVPARGGPKFAVKQHNPGFGMGGPMHNEVPPPPNMRGRGRGGNIRGRGRGRGGFGGGNHGGYMNAGAGYGSYGYGGNSATAGYSQFYSNGGHSGNTGSGGGGGGGGGSSGYGSYYQGGDNYNSPVPPKHAGKKQQHGGQQKPSYGSGYQSHQGQQQQSYNQNQYSNYGPPQGKQKGYNHGQGSYSYSNSYNSSGGSDYNYDSKFSYGGGSGRGGGSNYGSGGSSYNTGSHSSYGGGSGGGGSSYQGKQGGYSSQSNYSSPGSGQNYSGPPSSYQASQGGYGRNDHSMNYQYR
- the ILF3 gene encoding interleukin enhancer-binding factor 3 isoform X3; the encoded protein is MRPMRIFVNDDRHVMAKHSAVYPTQEELEAVQNMVSHTERALKAVSDWIDEQEKVGGEQPEPETMDTAAEEENKEGGDQKTTEHLTRTLRGVMRVGLVAKGLLLKGDLDLELVLLCKEKPTTGLLDKVAENLGVQLAAITEDKYEIIQSVGDAAIIIKNTQEPPLTLTIHLTSPVVREEMEKLLAGETLSVNDTPDVLDRQKCLAALASLRHAKWFQARANGLKSCVIVIRVLRDLCTRVPTWGPLRGWPLELLCEKSIGTANRPMGAGEALRRVLECLASGIVMPDGSGIYDPCEKEATDAIGHLDRQQREDITQSAQHALRLAAFGQLHKVLGMDPLPSKMPKKPKNENPVDYTVQIPPSTTYAITPMKRPMEEDGEEKSPSKKKKKIQKKEEKTEPPQTMNALMKLNQLKPGLQYKLVSQTGPVHAPIFTMSVEVDGSTFEASGPSKKTAKLHVAVKVLQDMGLPTGVEGKESGKGDESAEETEQKPVVVAPPPVVETISTPSAASPPSEQTSEGPILTKHGKNPVMELNEKRRGLKYELISETGGSHDKRFVMEVEVDGQKFQGAGSNKKVAKAYAALAALEKLFPDAPIAIEPNKKKRPPVPARGGPKFAVKQHNPGFGMGGPMHNEVPPPPNMRGRGRGGNIRGRGRGRGGFGGGNHGGYMNAGAGYGSYGYGGNSATAGYSQFYSNGGHSGNTGSGGGGGGGGGSSGYGSYYQGGDNYNSPVPPKHAGKKQQHGGQQKPSYGSGYQSHQGQQQQSYNQNQYSNYGPPQGKQKGYNHGQGSYSYSNSYNSSGGSDYNYDSKFSYGGGSGRGGGSNYGSGGSSYNTGSHSSYGGGSGGGGSSYQGGYSSQSNYSSPGSGQNYSGPPSSYQASQGGYGRNDHSMNYQYR